The proteins below are encoded in one region of Crateriforma spongiae:
- a CDS encoding abortive infection family protein — protein MQILHELQTEYERADALVHLLIDHATGGHAQESDFVALRQHFLDSPHDKLLPAWFRSKRSLNQFWQFIKNKYPTYAERRTYLWDEFDPLLRALETGGINPSHDDMELTLDAFDAEGVRRSWRRVTRRIHDDPEGAITAARELVETVLKHILDDNHVSYDGDRIELPQLYKLVQKELNLAPEDHQEQIFKQILTGCSGVVNGLGAVRNRLGDAHGKGVANVRPHARHARLATNLAGTMALFLMETHLSKKG, from the coding sequence ATGCAAATACTACACGAACTCCAGACTGAGTATGAACGCGCGGATGCTCTGGTCCATCTATTGATTGACCACGCGACTGGCGGTCACGCGCAAGAGTCGGATTTCGTTGCGTTGAGACAACATTTCCTCGACTCACCCCACGACAAACTACTTCCGGCATGGTTTCGATCCAAGCGATCTCTAAACCAGTTCTGGCAATTCATAAAGAACAAGTATCCAACGTACGCTGAACGCCGCACGTACCTTTGGGATGAATTCGATCCGCTTCTGCGCGCACTCGAAACGGGTGGAATCAATCCCTCGCATGACGACATGGAACTCACACTCGATGCCTTCGACGCCGAGGGCGTTCGGCGTTCATGGCGTCGAGTAACTCGGCGTATTCACGATGATCCAGAAGGTGCGATTACGGCAGCACGAGAGCTTGTTGAGACTGTGCTTAAGCACATACTTGATGATAACCATGTTTCCTATGATGGGGACCGAATTGAGTTGCCCCAACTGTACAAGCTTGTACAAAAAGAGCTGAACCTCGCTCCCGAGGATCACCAAGAGCAGATTTTCAAGCAGATCCTAACTGGATGCTCTGGCGTCGTAAACGGACTTGGTGCGGTGCGAAATCGTCTCGGTGATGCCCATGGAAAGGGGGTGGCCAATGTTCGCCCCCACGCTCGCCACGCACGACTCGCGACGAACCTCGCTGGAACAATGGCGCTGTTCTTGATGGAAACGCACTTGTCAAAAAAGGGATAA